The sequence CGTCGACGACCTGGTGTTGCAGTACGCGGCTGAGCCCGTGCCAAACCTGCCGACTCCCTGCGTGCTTCTCGAAGTGCCGCGCGCCGCCGAACGCGGAGTGACGCCGGACGACATCTACGAGCGCGCCCGTGGACCGTGGGCGGCCGGTGCCGCCGTCCGCAACAGCGAGAACATTCCGGTGATCGTGTTCGCCGACAACATCGTTCGCGCCGCCTACCGGGCGAAATCGTGGTCCGGAGTCGCTCGGCCGGGTGACGCGCAGTTGTGGAAGTTCACCGGTGACCTCGACCCCGACCTCGAGGCGCAGTTCGTGAACAAGCGGATCGTGCCCGCACAGGTCAATCTGAAGAAGTGGCCGTCACACGGATGGGTGCCGCACCTCACCCAGGCTCGCCCCGGCCGTTGACCGCCAGAGTGGGTACTCGTTGCAGCTCTGCCGGGGTTGTGTCCGACACCGTGATCACCAGTCCGTACCCATCGGGCTCGGGAATCGGCTGACCCCGGCGGAAGAACCGTAGTCGGTGCGGGTCGGCTGCCTCGGCTTCCATCGCCTCCCGGTCTTCGGGGGTCGGCTGACGGGCGATGGACGGGGTCGGCGCTTTCGCCACCTCCTGAATCGCGGCCGGAGTCGGTTCCTCGTCGTCCGGAACCGGGTCGGCGTCCAGAATCACCGCGGTCAGGCCGGGACGTACCAGGCTGGCCGCCACGATCGTCGAGGGCGTGGCGGTCTCGGTCGACACGGATTCGCCGCGGTGCAGCAGCCGCAGCACATCCCAGTTGTCCGCGCCCTCGACAAGGGTTTCGGCCTGTACCGGCGTCAGCGCCTCGGCCGGGTCGGCGGTGCGGAGCGGCCACCGTGGGTACACCGGGGTCGGCCACACGTACCCGCCGTCACCGCGCCACTGCGGGGGATACGCGTCCGGCGCCTTCTCGGCGAGGACCCGTCGATGGCTGGCGTGCACGTCGGCTCTGCCGAGCCAAGGGGGTAGCAATCCGTGGTCGCGTAGGTGGGCGAAGGTGTCGGTGCGACCACCGCTGTACTCGAGGAGCTGCGGCGCGAGCGCCTCGGTGTGACCTCGCGCGGCCCACTCGCCGCACATGGCGACGCCATAGGCGACCAGGGCGGGGGTGAAACCTCGCCACATCGCCGTCGCGGGATGATTTTTCCAGCCGTACGACGGCCAGACGAGGGCCCGCAGGATCTGGAAGGTCTCGACGCGCTGCTTTCCGAGGCGCCGGTCGTCGAGCAACTTCGCACTGCGCACGAAACCGGAGTCGGGCACGAACGTCTGCATCCGCGAACCTTTCCGGGGCCGCGGCGCCGTCGGGGCCCCTCTCGAACCAGACTCCCACAGGCGAGGGTTGCGTGCGCCGGAACGTATATCGGCCTGAGCTTCGCAACGTAAGTCGGTGCTCTGTGGTAAGTCTGACCCGACACCGGAGTGGGGAGCGAAGGAGGGTGGTGACGTGTTCGTACTGCATCGTGCCGAGCGTTCAACCACCCTCGCCGCCGCGCTGGGCGATGTCCTCGCCACTCCACTTGCCGATCCGTTCGCCCGCGAGGTGATCGCGGTTCCCGCGAAGGGTGTGGAGCGCTGGCTGACGCAACGGCTCTCGGCGGTGCTGGGCGCGCGAGCGGACTACGGCGACGGTGTGGCCGCGAACATCGACTTCCCGTCCCCGACACGGCTGGTCGACGACGCACTCGCCGCGGCCACCGGCCTGTCCGCCGAGGATGATCCGTGGAATCCCGCCCGACTGCTGTGGGTGCTGCTCGACGTCGTCGACGGTTGCCTCGGCGAACCCTGGTGCGCTGTCCTCTCGAAACACCTCGGGTCCGGCCTGTCGGCGCAAGGTCGAGACGATCACCGGCCGGGTCGCCGGTACGCCACGGCGTCGCACCTGGTGGAACTGTTCCGGAGTTATGCCGCCCAGCGGCCGGCAATGCTCGTCGGCTGGGCGGGTGGCCACGACATCGACGGAACCGGTGGGGCGCTCGACGAGGATCTCGTGTGGCAGGCCGAACTGTGGCGTCGACTACGGACACGCGTCGGCACCCCGGGCCCCGCGGAACGGCTCGACTCGGCCTGTTCCCGGCTGCGGGACGAGCCCGGGCTCGTGGATCTCCCGCAACGCCTCTCGCTGTTCGGGCCCACCCGCCTCGCCACCGACCAGATTGCAGTGCTTTCTGCACTGGCCGCGCACCGCGACGTACACCTGTGGCTGCCGCACCCGAGTCCGGCCATGTGGGCAACTCTGACGACAACGCAAGAGGTGACTGCCCGCGCCGACGACCAGAGTGCGCTCGCCGTCCGTCACCCGCTCCTCTCGAGCCTGGCCCGTGACGTCCGCGAACTCGAAGCGCGCCTTGTGCGCCTCGACCTCGACGACGTCCACCACGACGCGCCACCGGGTCCGCAGACGCTACTGGGTCGCCTGCAAACCGACATCCGGGACGATCGGACACCGGTGCATGCCGGGATCGATCCCGACGACTCCGTGCAGGTGCACGCCTGTCACGGGCCGGCCCGCCAGGTCGAGGTCCTGCGTGAGTGCCTCCTCCACCTGTTCCAGGACGACCCCACGCTCGAACCGCGCGATGTCGTGGTCATGTGCCCCGACGTCGAGTCCTACGCACCGCTGATTCGTGCCGCATTCGGCCAGGACGTGCTCGGGCATCCCGGACACCGGCTGCGGGTACGACTCGCCGATCGTGCTCTGCACCAGACCAATCCGGTGCTCGCGGTGGTCGCGACGCTGTTGGGGCTGGCCGATTCCCGCGTCACCGCCAGTCAGGTACTCGATCTCGCCGCCGCGGTTCCGGTGCGCAAGAAGTTTCGTTTCGACGACGACGATCTCGAACGTATCCGGGAATGGGCCACCACTACCGGTGCGCGGTGGGGTATCGGGCCACGTCAGCGCACGGCCTACGGCCTCGGTGACTTCCCGCAGAATACCTTCACGACGGCACTCGATCGGATTCTGCTGGGCGCCGCTGCCGACGAGTCGGACAGCGAATGGCTCGCGCTGGCCCTGCCCCTCGATGACGTCGACAGCAACGACATCGACCTCACCGGCAGGCTGGCCGAGTTCGTCGATCGCCTCGACGTCGCCCTGCGAGGACTCGGTGGGCGACAATCGGTGGCGGAGTGGTCGCGGGCGCTGACAAGGGCTCTGGACCTCCTCGTGGAAGTGGGTGCGGCAGACGCCTGGCAGTCGGCGCAGGCGCGGCGCGAGTTGGGCGCCGCGATGGAACACGGGGGAGAGATGGTGCTGCGGCTGTCGGACGTGCGCGCCATGCTCGCCGGCAGGCTGGCGGGACGTCCCACGCGGGCCAACTTCCGCACCGGCGAACTGACGGTGTGCACGATGGTGCCGATGCGGTCCGTCCCGCACCGTGTCGTCGTTCTCCTCGGGCTCGACGACGAGGTTTTTCCCCGCGCGGCCGGCGTGGACGGCGACAACGCTCTCGCCCGCAATCCTCTGCTCGGCGAACGTGATCCGCGCAGCGAGGATCGTCAACTCCTCCTCGACGCGGTGATGTCCGCCGGTGAGAAACTGTTGCTCTTCTACACGGGCGCCGACCCGGTCACCGGTATGGTGCGGCCGCCGGCGATCCCGTTGTCCGAGTTACTCGACACGGTGGCCGTCACGCTCGGCGGCGACGCGTTGAGCCAGGTGATCACCCGTCACCCCCTGCAGCCGTTCGATGCGCGCAACTTCGAGCCCGAGCATCCGTTCAGCTTCGATCGTGTGGCACTTGCCGGGGCTCGGGCGGCTCGATCTCCCTCCGTGCCGAATCCGGCTTTCCTTCCGGACCCGCTGCCTGCGCCGCCGCCCGAAGACGTCGACCTGGCAGACCTCATCGCCTTCCTCGTACATCCCACGCAGGCGTTCCTCCGGCAACGGCTGGGTCTGCGCATTCCCGAGGTGGATGAGGACATCGCCGACGCACTCGATATCGCGCCCGACCCCCTCGCGCGGTGGGATCTCGGACAACGGATGCTCGTCGCGCGGCTCGCCGGAACCGAGCCGGCCGATTTCCGCGCCGCCGAGTGGCGCCGCGGCACACTGCCGCCGTTCAAGCTGGGGGAGTCGGTGCTCGGGGCCATCGAACACGGTGTCGAGGCGCTCGTCGCCGTCAGCGCACCCGTCCATGTGGGCCGCGCGCAGACCGTGGATGTGGACGTCGACCTCGGCTCCGGCCGGCGTCTCACCGGGACTGTCGGCGGCGTCCACGGTTCGGTGATCGCGAACACCACCTATTCACGGCTCGGTCCGAAACATCGCCTCGCCGCGTGGGCGCAACTGCTGGCAGTCGCGGCGTCGGGCAAGGGCGACGCATGGTCCGCCGTCACCACGGGCCGCGGCGCGTACAGCAGACCCGCGTGGCGTTCCACGTTGACCGCTCCGCCCGACGCCCTCGAGCAGCTCACTCGCCTCGTCGAACTCCGCGACCTCGGGTTGCATGCGCCGCTGCCGATCGCGACCGGCGCCTCGGCGGCCTATGCGGAACGGCGGTACGGCGGAAGCAGCGTCGAGGATGCGATCGAGGCGGCGCGGCGGGAATGGAGCAGCGACTTCGGGGATGCCAAAGACCGTCACATCGTTTATGTTCACGGGCCCTCGCCGAGTATCAACGTTCTCGGTGATTCGGTGGTGTTCGACGACTACGCCCGGAGACTGTGGGCGCCGCTGCTGGCGGCCGAGACGCTGGCGCAGCCATGACCGACACCCGGGGGTTCGATCTGCTCGGACCGTTGCCGTCGGGCACCACCGTGCTCGAGGCCAGCGCTGGGACGGGGAAGACCTACGCGATCGTGGGACTCGCCGCCCGCTTCGTCGCGGAAGGTGGAATCGACCTCTCGCGACTCCTGCTGGTCACCTTCAGCCGCGCGGCGACCCAGGAACTGCGCGAGCGCACCCGGGAACGCTTTCGCAGTGTGGCAACAGAATTGGCCGATCCTCGGCAGGCCCTCCGCGGCGAGGATCAGGTCATCCGGCACCTGGCCGACGCCGACCCCGAGGAGGTGGCACTGCGACGTCGACGACTTCTCCAGGCTCTGTCCGACTTCGATGCGGCCACCATCGTCACCACCCACAGCTTCTGCCAGCGCATGCTCGACGGCCTCGGCATCGCCGGTGAACGGGACCCCGACGCGGTGCTCGTCGAGGCCGCCGACGACCTCGTCACCGAGGTGATCGACGACCTCTACCTCAGCGCCTACAGCCGTGCCGAGTCCGCACCGTTCACCCCGGCGGAAGCCACCGCCGCCGCACGGGCCGCCATCTTCGATCCCCAGGCCGTGCTCGCACCGGAAGACGCGCGCGGCACCCCCGCAGGCGAACGGGTTGCGTTCGCCGAGGCGGTACGCGGCGAGGTGGAATGTCGCAAACGCGCTGTGGGACTGCGTGACTTCGACGATCTGCCAGCTCTCCTCCATCGCGTACTCACCCATCCCGAACACGGTGAGGCCGCCTGCCGGCGAGTGCGGGACCGGTACGACGTCGTCCTCGTCGACGAGTTTCAGGACACCGATCCGCTGCAATGGGACATCCTCGGCAGAACCTTTCACGGGGGCGGTCAGGCTTCGCGGCACCGCGCGGGAACGTTGGTGCTCGTCGGTGATCCGAAGCAGGCGATCTACGCGTTCCGGGGGGCCGAGGTACTCAGCTACCTCGACGCAGTCCAGTCGGCCGACAGCCACGAGGAACTGGTCACCAACTGGCGCAGCGATCAGGAACTGCTCGACGCACTGGAGTACCTCCACGGAGGAGCCGCCCTCGGCCATCCCGACATCGTGGTGCACCGGGTGGACGGCGCTCGACCGAAGTCGCGGCTCACCGGGGCGGCACCGCTGCGTCTGCGTTACCTGCCTCGCACCGGCGCGGGTGCGATCAACAAATCGGGCTACCCCGCCGTCGGTCCGCTGCGCAACCGGGTGGCCGCCGACCTCGCAGCAGACATCGTCCGCACCCTCGACGGCGGCGTCACACTCGACATCGGCGGCGTGTCCCGGGCGGTTCAGCCGGGCGACATCGCCGTTCTGGTGCGGACCAACGCGCAGATCACCCTGGTGCACGATGCCCTCGACCGCGCCGGGGTCCCGTCGGTCCTCGCAGGCGGAGCCAGTGTGTTCACCACACCCGCTGCGCAGCACTGGCTGTGGGTTCTGCAGGCACTCGAGCAACCACACCGTTCCGATCGGGTCCGGCTCGCCGCCCTCACCCCCTTGCTCGGACACACCGCGGAGGAACTCGATGCCCGAGGTGACGACATCGTTGCCGAAGTCGGTGGGTTGCTGCGTGAACTCGCCTCGGTGTTCGCGCTGTCCGGTTTCGCGGCCCTCTTCGAACGTCTCGCGGCGATCAGACGGCTCGAGGC comes from Rhodococcus oxybenzonivorans and encodes:
- a CDS encoding MSMEG_6728 family protein, translating into MQTFVPDSGFVRSAKLLDDRRLGKQRVETFQILRALVWPSYGWKNHPATAMWRGFTPALVAYGVAMCGEWAARGHTEALAPQLLEYSGGRTDTFAHLRDHGLLPPWLGRADVHASHRRVLAEKAPDAYPPQWRGDGGYVWPTPVYPRWPLRTADPAEALTPVQAETLVEGADNWDVLRLLHRGESVSTETATPSTIVAASLVRPGLTAVILDADPVPDDEEPTPAAIQEVAKAPTPSIARQPTPEDREAMEAEAADPHRLRFFRRGQPIPEPDGYGLVITVSDTTPAELQRVPTLAVNGRGEPG
- the recC gene encoding exodeoxyribonuclease V subunit gamma, translated to MFVLHRAERSTTLAAALGDVLATPLADPFAREVIAVPAKGVERWLTQRLSAVLGARADYGDGVAANIDFPSPTRLVDDALAAATGLSAEDDPWNPARLLWVLLDVVDGCLGEPWCAVLSKHLGSGLSAQGRDDHRPGRRYATASHLVELFRSYAAQRPAMLVGWAGGHDIDGTGGALDEDLVWQAELWRRLRTRVGTPGPAERLDSACSRLRDEPGLVDLPQRLSLFGPTRLATDQIAVLSALAAHRDVHLWLPHPSPAMWATLTTTQEVTARADDQSALAVRHPLLSSLARDVRELEARLVRLDLDDVHHDAPPGPQTLLGRLQTDIRDDRTPVHAGIDPDDSVQVHACHGPARQVEVLRECLLHLFQDDPTLEPRDVVVMCPDVESYAPLIRAAFGQDVLGHPGHRLRVRLADRALHQTNPVLAVVATLLGLADSRVTASQVLDLAAAVPVRKKFRFDDDDLERIREWATTTGARWGIGPRQRTAYGLGDFPQNTFTTALDRILLGAAADESDSEWLALALPLDDVDSNDIDLTGRLAEFVDRLDVALRGLGGRQSVAEWSRALTRALDLLVEVGAADAWQSAQARRELGAAMEHGGEMVLRLSDVRAMLAGRLAGRPTRANFRTGELTVCTMVPMRSVPHRVVVLLGLDDEVFPRAAGVDGDNALARNPLLGERDPRSEDRQLLLDAVMSAGEKLLLFYTGADPVTGMVRPPAIPLSELLDTVAVTLGGDALSQVITRHPLQPFDARNFEPEHPFSFDRVALAGARAARSPSVPNPAFLPDPLPAPPPEDVDLADLIAFLVHPTQAFLRQRLGLRIPEVDEDIADALDIAPDPLARWDLGQRMLVARLAGTEPADFRAAEWRRGTLPPFKLGESVLGAIEHGVEALVAVSAPVHVGRAQTVDVDVDLGSGRRLTGTVGGVHGSVIANTTYSRLGPKHRLAAWAQLLAVAASGKGDAWSAVTTGRGAYSRPAWRSTLTAPPDALEQLTRLVELRDLGLHAPLPIATGASAAYAERRYGGSSVEDAIEAARREWSSDFGDAKDRHIVYVHGPSPSINVLGDSVVFDDYARRLWAPLLAAETLAQP
- a CDS encoding UvrD-helicase domain-containing protein; amino-acid sequence: MTDTRGFDLLGPLPSGTTVLEASAGTGKTYAIVGLAARFVAEGGIDLSRLLLVTFSRAATQELRERTRERFRSVATELADPRQALRGEDQVIRHLADADPEEVALRRRRLLQALSDFDAATIVTTHSFCQRMLDGLGIAGERDPDAVLVEAADDLVTEVIDDLYLSAYSRAESAPFTPAEATAAARAAIFDPQAVLAPEDARGTPAGERVAFAEAVRGEVECRKRAVGLRDFDDLPALLHRVLTHPEHGEAACRRVRDRYDVVLVDEFQDTDPLQWDILGRTFHGGGQASRHRAGTLVLVGDPKQAIYAFRGAEVLSYLDAVQSADSHEELVTNWRSDQELLDALEYLHGGAALGHPDIVVHRVDGARPKSRLTGAAPLRLRYLPRTGAGAINKSGYPAVGPLRNRVAADLAADIVRTLDGGVTLDIGGVSRAVQPGDIAVLVRTNAQITLVHDALDRAGVPSVLAGGASVFTTPAAQHWLWVLQALEQPHRSDRVRLAALTPLLGHTAEELDARGDDIVAEVGGLLRELASVFALSGFAALFERLAAIRRLEARLLAVSAGERALTDLRHVAQLLNGAAVEQSLGLTAITRWLTERMKDPSSGGVDRSRRLDSDAAAVQIATVHASKGLEFPLVYLPYAWDAAKNPKPNKLLLHDDNGRRILDVGGPNSPGYAERKSRHDAEEAGEELRLLYVALTRAMCGLVLWWAPAFSTAGAPLHRMILGRAPGQRDVPQKANVPEDPVVADRLSAWGAGGPDTVHVEPVGSEAVPPAQWSPLKESGGDLEAARFQRLLDTRWRRTSYSALTASAHESPAVGSEAEVDVKADEPDEPPLHAPEDGGTGLASTMNDLPGGATFGTLVHAVFEVVDTTASDLESELVRCCTEVIASTMSEIDPARLAAALLPVLHTPLGSAAARTLAELAPADLLAELEFELPLAGGDTPSLTVMLDGVGRLLRTHLAADDPLWPYADAVTTLEPTPLRGYLTGSIDAVIRLPGPRYIVVDYKTNRLAQGELTTAHYTRERMATEMIRSHYPLQALLYSVALHRYLRWRQPGYDPALHLAGVQYLFVRGMVGPDTPPGCGVFDWTPPAALVTELSDLLSGIEATP